A single window of Mugil cephalus isolate CIBA_MC_2020 chromosome 1, CIBA_Mcephalus_1.1, whole genome shotgun sequence DNA harbors:
- the si:ch211-212k18.5 gene encoding sal-like protein 2 has protein sequence MSRRKQKRPQHLVNADPGGPRLLSHDDHLGIKSPSTSLGSEVTSSGSSSSSPTSLQDCQPPLAPRPSPGGLHAPSLPSESSPPPHWPSHIASFTTSLPNTHSSLSPDFPHPSLSSQTHSPPPLGQTSGSQGNSHSTMTSPPMGSSATTTTSSSSSSSSQCVPTHRGSSSPGQQQASISPGEQGQVQVSPTLAVLLEELRVLQQRQIHQMQITEEICKHVLRLGGAVFGQDNNAQANSADNYKSTGAASLSPTHPSTATPVTTASSLLTGLPSSLFPQPTISKSGTSHVNGSRAPSSSTSSSLSSSSSTSIATSLSSSVASLHPLSLSLGLPPRYLHEKSSNTSSFGHSNGIGFPTPPLPTTSHSQDLQSSSSLTSASSSGRHQHVCRFCGKVLSSDSSLQIHLRSHTGERPYQCPVCLSRFTTRGNLKAHFLRHREQNPELSLSLLPPALSEQMQSGSAPGSIQRRRKRRADDDESFNAVKGSVPGMNESMALGFLSGASSRPSPSSLPLPPSVDMALLSTAHSLLQLNRASVAAAASASSTALSTSSSSSSSSMSSQFKGAKQQRFDENTPPHSALHTASPYSQLAHLPKILFPGGTSPHHLALLRPPGHPSTSHLTSPHQLPFPFPPFPKPSTSSPSSSSSTTSIQTSDTSKLQRLVQKLERRPQGGASSSSSASTSSQSLAEANGDTQGHDLTTTSSAYRREMLAALGLSPSANATGLLTSQGVSGSDTTTTTTTLSLPTAQAANQCTVCLRVLSCPRALRLHQATHLGERPFPCKLCGRSFSTKGSLRAHLATHRARPPNARALNSCPLCPRKFTNALVLQHHIRLHLGGQIPPDEDMQPEDGAETASVAFDNGVNESSSSPSKAPQLLPLALTTGSKSPIDALNSGSTSKKSTTNDDTSVKMEESEGSTPSVSPPLTHNPSSAGAEDPLRLADNAPADGSPVNPSAYSEEETHTDLSSTSPFKAPLAGSHSAAENGDSEADDTPLSLCVSKPAVENDKLQTGVNKDEICSADEPTTSPSSNPKNANPVPELTPPVSPKVEAEEVSGGGPNESQESNAAHRKGKRESATPRESLLPLDSEMEKDTVMEEGYDVAERPSEDSEPSTAAPAAHTQPPRPDKPYSCSHCGKAYASRSGLKGHMKTHPGVMSNTPSKALTSDAAEDRSSAKKDGQQDEKQGLAKSPEKGDGADPLPISVSSDTAGKATDTTA, from the exons ATGACCACCTGGGCATAAAGTCACCTTCTACATCTCTGGGCTCAGAGGTAACCTCATCTggctcctcctcatcatccccAACCTCTCTCCAAGACTGCCAACCACCTCTGGCACCTCGCCCATCCCCGGGAGGGCTCCACGCGCCCTCCTTACCAAGCGAGAGTTCACCTCCTCCCCACTGGCCCAGCCACATCGCCTCTTTCACCACTTCGCTCCCCAACACCCACTCTTCCCTCTCCCCAGACTTTCCGCACCCATCGCTGTCTTCCCAGACTCACTCGCCCCCTCCCCTGGGCCAAACCTCTGGTTCCCAGGGAAACTCTCACTCCACCATGACCTCCCCACCAATGGGCAGCTCGGCCACAACCActacctcctcttcctcatcctcttcttctcagTGTGTGCCCACACACCGTGGCAGTTCCAGTCCAGGTCAGCAGCAGGCCTCCATCTCACCAGGGGAGCAAGGGCAGGTACAGGTGTCTCCTACCCTGGCAGTGCTCTTAGAGGAGCTGAGGGTTTTACAGCAGCGCCAAATCCACCAGATGCAGATAACCGAGGAGATCTGTAAACATGTTCTAAGGCTTGGAGGGGCGGTCTTTGGTCAAGATAATAATGCACAGGCCAACAGTGCAGACAACTATAAGTCTACAGGTGCAGCATCTTTATCACCAACACATCCTTCCACTGCCACTCCAGTTACCACGGCTTCATCACTTTTGACTGGACTTCCATCTTCCCTCTTCCCCCAACCAACCATCTCCAAATCAGGCACTTCACATGTAAATGGAAGTAGAGCTCCATCCTCCTCTACCTCTTCCTCATTatcctcatcttcttccacATCTATTGCAACTTCTCTCAGCTCATCTGTTGCCTCCCTCCACCCACTGTCCCTATCTTTGGGCCTCCCGCCTCGCTACCTCCATGAGAAATCTTCCAACACCTCTTCATTTGGCCATAGCAATGGGATTGGTTTCCCGACCCCTCCCCTTCCTACCACCAGCCATTCCCAAGACCTCCAGTCCAGCTCCTCTCTAACCTCTGCCTCCTCATCAGGACGTCATCAGCACGTCTGCCGCTTTTGTGGGAAGGTGCTAAGCAGTGATTCATCACTGCAGATCCATCTGAGGTCGCATACAGGTGAAAGGCCCTATCAGTGCCCGGTCTGCTTGAGCCGTTTTACAACCAGAGGGAACCTGAAGGCTCATTTCCTGCGACACAGAGAGCAGAATCCAGAgctgtccctctctctgctgcccCCAGCACTCTCAGAGCAAATGCAGAGCGGATCAGCTCCAGGGTCGATCCAGAGAAGACGAAAACGGAGGGCTGACGATGACGAGTCATTTAATGCAGTGAAAGGAAGTGTTCCTGGGATGAATGAGAGCATGGCTTTAGGATTCCTGTCTGGTGCGTCTTCTCGGCCCTCACCTTCCTCCTTACCTCTTCCCCCCTCAGTGGACATGGCACTGCTGTCCACAGCCCATTCATTGCTACAGCTAAACAGAGCCTCGGTTGCAGCGGCTGCCAGCGCATCTAGCACAGCACTGTCaacttcctcttcatcttcctcttcgtcCATGAGCAGTCAGTTTAAAGGTGCAAAGCAGCAACGCTTTGATGAAAACACTCCTCCTCACTCAGCCCTCCATACAGCCTCCCCATACTCCCAACTGGCTCACCTGCCTAAAATTCTCTTTCCCGGAGGTACCTCCCCTCACCACCTTGCACTTCTCCGTCCCCCGGGCCACCCATCCACCTCCCACCTCACTTCACCTCATCAGCTGCCTTTCCCCTTCCCACCTTTCCCCAAACCatccacctcctctccctcctcatcatcttccACCACATCTATCCAGACCTCAGACACGTCCAAGTTGCAGCGGCTGGTACAAAAGCTTGAAAGGCGGCCACAAGGAGgtgcctcttcctcctcgtctgcCTCCACTTCATCACAAAGCCTTGCTGAAGCCAATGGGGACACACAGGGCCATGACCTGACCACCACCTCCAGTGCCTACCGTAGGGAAATGTTGGCTGCTCTTGGACTAAGCCCTAGTGCTAATGCTACTGGACTACTGACCAGCCAGGGAGTCTCAGGTTCAGACACTACAACTACCACAACTACCCTTTCTCTGCCCACAGCTCAGGCTGCTAATCAGTGTACTGTTTGCCTGCGTGTCCTCAGCTGCCCAAGGGCTCTTCGTTTACACCAGGCCACACATCTGGGAGAGCGTCCATTCCCTTGCAAGCTTTGTGGCCGTTCGTTCTCCACAAAGGGCAGCCTCAGGGCCCACCTGGCCACTCATCGTGCTAGACCACCCAATGCCCGTGCCCTGAACTCCTGCCCTCTGTGCCCGCGCAAGTTCACCAACGCATTGGTTCTTCAGCATCACATCCGCTTGCATCTGGGAGGGCAGATACCACCCGACGAAGACATGCAACCTGAAGATGGTGCAGAAACAGCAAGTGTTGCCTTTGATAATGGGGTGAATGAATCCAGTAGTTCCCCATCTAAAGCACCTCAACTCCTTCCTCTGGCCCTGACAACTGGCTCTAAGTCTCCCATTGATGCTCTCAACTCAGGGTCTACATCTAAGAAATCCACCACTAATGATGACACTTCTGTGAAAATGGAAGAATCTGAGGGCTCAACACCGAGTGTTAGTCCACCTCTGACCCATAATCCCTCCTCAGCAGGAGCAGAGGACCCCCTGCGTCTAGCTGACAACGCCCCAGCTGATGGTAGCCCAGTGAATCCCTCCGCATACTCTGAGGAGGAGACCCACACTGACCTGAGCAGCACTAGCCCTTTCAAAGCACCCTTAGCTGGTTCTCATTCAGCCGCAGAGAATGGAGATTCAGAGGCCGATGACACCCCTCTTTCACTCTGTGTTTCAAAGCCTGCTGTTGAAAATGACAAGCTGCAAACTGGGGTTAACAAAGATGAAATCTGCTCCGCAGATGAACCCACTACAAGTCCCAGTTCAAACCCAAAAAATGCAAATCCCGTACCTGAACTAACCCCTCCTGTCAGCCCAAAAGTAGAAGCAGAAGAGGTCAGTGGCGGCGGACCAAATGAGTCACAGGAGAGCAACGCTGCCCACAGAAAAGGGAAGCGTGAAAGCGCCACACCTAGGGAGTCTTTGCTACCGTTGGATTCAGAAATGGAGAAAGACACTGTAATGGAGGAGGGCTATGATGTAGCAGAAAGGCCGTCAGAGGACTCTGAGCCCTCTACTGCAGCCCCAGCAGCACATACCCAGCCTCCTCGCCCAGACAAGCCCTACAGCTGCTCCCACTGTGGAAAGGCATATGCCAGTCGAAGCGGACTGAAG GGCCATATGAAAACACACCCTGGAGTGATGTCTAACACCCCCTCTAAGGCGCTAACCAGTGATGCTGCAGAGGATCGTAGTTCAGCCAAAAAGGATGGACAACAAGATGAAAAGCAAGGATTGGCTAAGTCCCCTGAGAAAGGTGATGGCGCGGATCCTCTACCAATCAGCGTCAGTTCTGATACAGCTGGCAAGGCCACGGACACTACGGCATAG